One stretch of Sardina pilchardus chromosome 17, fSarPil1.1, whole genome shotgun sequence DNA includes these proteins:
- the rcan1b gene encoding calcipressin-1 isoform X1, translating into MQQSENSAGEAAVELTDLPNALIACKVLEDVFNDDQLKARFEAVFLAFDAGTTFQFFKSFRRVRVNFTDALAAAEAREKLHKSDFNGKEMRLYFAQSVHIGSPSLQPPKPDKQFLISPPASPPVGWQQTPDAQPLINYDLLRAVSKLGPGEQYELHTGTPTTPSVIVHVCETEEDSSEGEADGGADGGGEGGKQRARPKIIQTRRPDFTPAVTQ; encoded by the exons ATGCAGCAGTCGGAAAACAGCGCAGGGGAGGCTGCGGTAGAGCTTACCGACCTTCCCAACGCGCTTATCGCATGTAAAGTACTGGAGGATGTCTTCAATGACGACCAATTGAAG GCTCGGTTTGAAGCCGTGTTCCTGGCCTTCGATGCCGGCACAACGTTCCAGTTCTTCAAGAGTTTCCGGCGCGTGCGCGTCAACTTCACCGATGCCCTGGCCGCGGCCGAGGCTCGCGAGAAGCTGCACAAGAGCGACTTCAACGGCAAAGAGATGCGCCTGTACTTCGCACAG tcggTCCACATCGGCAGCCCCAGCCTGCAGCCTCCCAAGCCGGACAAGCAGTTCCTCATCTCCCCGCCGGCGTCCCCTCCGGTGGGCTGGCAGCAGACGCCCGACGCCCAGCCGCTCATCAACTACGACCTGCTGCGTGCCGTCTCCAAACTGGGGCCAG gggAGCAGTACGAGCTCCATACCggcacccccaccacccccagcgTGATCGTGCACGTGTGCGAGACCGAGGAGGACAGCTCCGAGGGCGAGGCCGACGGGGGCGCGGACGGCGGCGGCGAGGGGGGCAAGCAGCGCGCGCGCCCCAAGATCATCCAGACCCGCCGCCCGGACTTCACCCCCGCCGTCACGCAGTGA
- the rcan1b gene encoding calcipressin-1 isoform X2, with protein MHLKMTKCNRFCLVAALVDQDVFSRPEVRARFEAVFLAFDAGTTFQFFKSFRRVRVNFTDALAAAEAREKLHKSDFNGKEMRLYFAQSVHIGSPSLQPPKPDKQFLISPPASPPVGWQQTPDAQPLINYDLLRAVSKLGPGEQYELHTGTPTTPSVIVHVCETEEDSSEGEADGGADGGGEGGKQRARPKIIQTRRPDFTPAVTQ; from the exons atgcatttgaaaatgacAAAGTGTAATCGGTTCTGCCTGGTAGCGGCACTGGTGGATCAGGATGTGTTCAGTCGACCTGAAGTCCGG GCTCGGTTTGAAGCCGTGTTCCTGGCCTTCGATGCCGGCACAACGTTCCAGTTCTTCAAGAGTTTCCGGCGCGTGCGCGTCAACTTCACCGATGCCCTGGCCGCGGCCGAGGCTCGCGAGAAGCTGCACAAGAGCGACTTCAACGGCAAAGAGATGCGCCTGTACTTCGCACAG tcggTCCACATCGGCAGCCCCAGCCTGCAGCCTCCCAAGCCGGACAAGCAGTTCCTCATCTCCCCGCCGGCGTCCCCTCCGGTGGGCTGGCAGCAGACGCCCGACGCCCAGCCGCTCATCAACTACGACCTGCTGCGTGCCGTCTCCAAACTGGGGCCAG gggAGCAGTACGAGCTCCATACCggcacccccaccacccccagcgTGATCGTGCACGTGTGCGAGACCGAGGAGGACAGCTCCGAGGGCGAGGCCGACGGGGGCGCGGACGGCGGCGGCGAGGGGGGCAAGCAGCGCGCGCGCCCCAAGATCATCCAGACCCGCCGCCCGGACTTCACCCCCGCCGTCACGCAGTGA